Genomic segment of Rhodocaloribacter litoris:
TCCGCCTCCCAGATGCCGAGTTCCGACGCCGTCTTCCCGATGGCCTCTTCACGCCGGTAGCCGTTGATCTGCTCGAATCCCTCGTTGACGTCGAGGAAAAGCCCATCGCGCAGCCGGCTGATGGTGATGGAGTCGGGGCTGGAACGAAAGGCACGGGCGAACTTTTCCTCCGAGAGACGCAGCGTCCGTTCGGCTTCCTTCTGCTCCGTCACGTCGCGCACCACGGTGATCAGCCCGGAGTCCTCTCCCAGTTCGATGCGTTCGGCCGAAACCAGGCAGGTGCGCCGGCGCCCGTCCCGGACGCGGAGGTCCACCTCCATGTCGCGGACGCGCCCGTGCCGCCGGACCGCATCGACGAAGCGGAGGCGGTCTTCCTCGCGCCAGAGCCCCAGTTCGAGCGATTTTCTGCCGACGGCTTCGGCACGGCTGTAGCCGGTCAGGCGTTCGAAGCCGGCGTTCACGTCGAAGAGGTAGCCGTCGCGGAGGCGGGAGATGATCACGGCGTCCGGGCTGACGAGAAAGGCCTTGGCAAACTTGATTTCCGACTCCCGCAGGGCGCGTTCGGCCATCTCCCGCAGCGTCACGTCCCGGAAGCTCCAGACACGCCCCACGACATCCTGCCCGAGGCGTTGCGGGCGTGAATAGCGTTCGACGATGCGCCCGTCCCGGAAGTGCAGCACATCGAAGCTCTCCCGTTCGGGCCGCGCATAGATGGCCTCCGTTTCGCGGGCGAAGACGCCCGGATCGTTGACCTGATCCCGCACGTTCTCGACGAGGGCACGGCTGTCGCGGTGTTCCAGTTCTGCCGGGTCGAGTTGCCACAGCTCGCAGAAGCGGGTGTTGTAGGCGACGATCCGGCGGTTCTGGTCTACCACCAGGAGGCCGTCGGCCGTGGCTTCGATCGTCGAGCGCAGCAGCGAAAGAGAATGTTCGGCGTCATGCAAGGCTTTTTCCTGTTCGGTGACATCCGCGATCACGGACTGAATGACACGCTCGCCCTCATAAAAGACCACCCGTGAGTCGATGAGCACCTGCCGGCGCTGCCCGTCGGCCCGGACGAGTGTGCGCCGGACCTTGCCGGCATGGCCTTTTTCGAGTTCCGGCAGGCGGGCCCGTGCGGCGGCATGGTCTTCCTCGGCCAGGTAGTCCAGGGCATGGGTTCCCACGACGCCGGCCGGCCCGGGGGCGGCAACGAGTTCCGCAAAGGCTTCGTTGGCATAGATGAGGGTCCCGTCGAAACGCAGGAGGGTGATGGCCACGGGGGCCGTATCGAGCAGGCTGCGGAAGCGCCGGTCCTGCGGGCCGGTCGTTTCCGGGCCTTGCCGTGCCTGCCCGTGGTGCCGCCACCGGTCGCGGGCATAGCGGCCGAGCATCGCCGCCAGGGCACCGGCGACGAACCACAGGACAGCCATAAGAAGCGTTCCGCTCATCGTTCAAGCCGCATCGACCTGGTCGCGGCGAGGGGCTGGAGCTTCCTGTTCCCGGTACTGCAACTCGTACAGCTTGCGGTAGAGGCCGCCGAGGGCCAGCAGTTCCTGGTGCGTTCCCTGCTCGCGGATCTGCCCCCGGTGCATCACGAGGATGCGGTCGGCGTGCTGGATGGTGGAAAGGCGGTGGGCGATGACCAGGGAGGTGCGTCCTTTCAGCAATTGTTCGAGCGCTTTCTGGATGACGTGCTCGGTCTCGGTATCCACGCTGGAGGTCGCCTCGTCGAGCACGAGGATCTCGGGATCATAGACGAGCGCCCGGACGAACGAGAGGAGCTGCCGTTGTCCGTGTGAGAGCGAGAGGCCGCGCTCGCGCACGTCATGGTCGTAGCGGGCCGGGAGGCGCTCGATGAACGCGTCGGCCCCGATGAGGCGGACGGCCTCTTCGACCCGCTCCCGGGGGATGCGCGGGTCGTCCAGCGTGATGTTGCGCAGGACGGAACCGGAGAAGAGGAAGACGTCCTGCAGCACCAGCCCGATGTGCCGCCGCAGGTCGGCCAGGCGCATCTGCCGGACGTCCACGCCGTCGACCAGCACCTGGCCGCGTTGCACCTCATAGAAGCGCAGGAGCAGGTTGATGATGGTTGTCTTGCCGGCCCCCGTTGCCCCCACGATGGCGACCGTCTGGCCCGGTTCGGCCACGAACGAGACGTCGCGCAGGACCCAGTTCGGCTCCTGCCCGTCGGCGGGCATCGGGTCGTAGGAGAACCACACGTTGCGGAATTCGATGCGGCCCCGCACCTTTTCGAGGCGGGCCGGTCGCGCGGGTTCGGGCAACGCCTCGTCGCGGTCGAGCAGGTCGAAGATGCGCTCGGCGCCGGCCATGGCGCTCTGCAGGGTGTTGAACTGGTCGGAGAGGTTGCGGATGGGCTCGAAGAACTGGCGGGCGTACTGGATGAAGGCGATGAGCACCCCGAGCGTGAGCGTTCCGGTCATGGCCTGCACCCCGCCGAACCAGATCACGAGCCCGAGCGCCGTGGAGGCGATCAGGTCGATGGCGGGCCAGAAGAGGGCGAAATAAAAGATCGTCTTGAGGTGGGCCTGCCGGTGGTCGTCGTTGATCCGGCGAAAGCGCCGCAGTTCTTCGGCCTCGCGGTTGAAGAGTTGCACGATGCGCATCCCGGTGATGTGCTCTTGCAGGAAGGCGTTGAGGCGGGCCACCTGGACGCGCGTCTCCCGGTACTGCTCGCGCACCTTGCGCTTGAACCACAGGGTCGCCCACAGCATGACGGGCATCACGACCAGGGTGACCAGGGCCAGCCGCCAGTTGAGGGCGAACATGAAGTAGCCGATAAAGACGAGCCGGAACAGATCGCCCAGGATGGTGACGACGCCGGCCGAGAGCACCTGGCTGAGCGACTCGACGTCGCTCGTGACGCGCGTGATGAGCTTGCCCAGGGGGGTCCGGTCGAAGAAGCGGAGCGGCTGCCGCTGGATGTGGCGATAGACCTTCGTGCGCAGGTCGTAGATGGCATGCTGCCCGATCCACTGGGTCAGGTAGCTGTTGACGAAGGCCAGCCCCCCTTCGGCGAGCAGGACGAGCACGAGCCACAGCACCATGCGCTGGAGTCCTTCGAGGTCGCCGACGACGATGTGACGGTCGATGGCGAGCTGGACGAGTTTGGG
This window contains:
- a CDS encoding PAS domain S-box protein, whose translation is MAVLWFVAGALAAMLGRYARDRWRHHGQARQGPETTGPQDRRFRSLLDTAPVAITLLRFDGTLIYANEAFAELVAAPGPAGVVGTHALDYLAEEDHAAARARLPELEKGHAGKVRRTLVRADGQRRQVLIDSRVVFYEGERVIQSVIADVTEQEKALHDAEHSLSLLRSTIEATADGLLVVDQNRRIVAYNTRFCELWQLDPAELEHRDSRALVENVRDQVNDPGVFARETEAIYARPERESFDVLHFRDGRIVERYSRPQRLGQDVVGRVWSFRDVTLREMAERALRESEIKFAKAFLVSPDAVIISRLRDGYLFDVNAGFERLTGYSRAEAVGRKSLELGLWREEDRLRFVDAVRRHGRVRDMEVDLRVRDGRRRTCLVSAERIELGEDSGLITVVRDVTEQKEAERTLRLSEEKFARAFRSSPDSITISRLRDGLFLDVNEGFEQINGYRREEAIGKTASELGIWEADDRERMVEILQRDGHLRNMPFRFKIHSGEERDFLVSAEVFELEGEPCLVAISRDVTEQKRAEEALKTHEARLRTLVTNVPVVLFTLDREGRFTLSEGKGLATLGLAPGEVVGRSAFELYGDYPDIVAHLRRSLDGEAHVWMAHLDDLVFETTTTPLYDERGEIVGLIGVATDVTERVRATRERERLITELEARNAELERFTYTVSHDLRTPLVTIKNFIGLLQEDLAAGDAGRVRQDVDFIDGAAERMARLLDELLQLSRAGRMVKPEEGVALSAIAAEAAEAVLGNRQQEDVELIIAPDMPVLSCDPVRLGEVFQNLIDNAVRFMGDQPHPRIEIGGRLEDGMARCWVRDNGIGIAPAYHEKVFELFERLETGIDGTGVGLALVRRIAEAHGGRAWVESEGDGRGSTFFFTLRADLKA
- a CDS encoding ABC transporter ATP-binding protein; the protein is MPYKGWVALAFVSVMTVAFLGPLRPKLVQLAIDRHIVVGDLEGLQRMVLWLVLVLLAEGGLAFVNSYLTQWIGQHAIYDLRTKVYRHIQRQPLRFFDRTPLGKLITRVTSDVESLSQVLSAGVVTILGDLFRLVFIGYFMFALNWRLALVTLVVMPVMLWATLWFKRKVREQYRETRVQVARLNAFLQEHITGMRIVQLFNREAEELRRFRRINDDHRQAHLKTIFYFALFWPAIDLIASTALGLVIWFGGVQAMTGTLTLGVLIAFIQYARQFFEPIRNLSDQFNTLQSAMAGAERIFDLLDRDEALPEPARPARLEKVRGRIEFRNVWFSYDPMPADGQEPNWVLRDVSFVAEPGQTVAIVGATGAGKTTIINLLLRFYEVQRGQVLVDGVDVRQMRLADLRRHIGLVLQDVFLFSGSVLRNITLDDPRIPRERVEEAVRLIGADAFIERLPARYDHDVRERGLSLSHGQRQLLSFVRALVYDPEILVLDEATSSVDTETEHVIQKALEQLLKGRTSLVIAHRLSTIQHADRILVMHRGQIREQGTHQELLALGGLYRKLYELQYREQEAPAPRRDQVDAA